One window from the genome of Thermococcus siculi encodes:
- a CDS encoding phosphoenolpyruvate carboxykinase (GTP): MEPLERLEKLLDKEQFEKIKAIDNPELHAFLAEWIEWLEPEKVFVCTDSEEDEAYVKWKALYYGEEKMLEMPNHTVHYDNYYDQARDKANTAILLPGGKKLPYINTKDRDEGLREIRELMRGVMRGKELFVCFFTLGPRNSIFTIPAVQLTDSAYVAHSEFILYRKGYEEFRRLGRSARFFRFVHSEGELDERKTSKNLDKRRIYIDLMDETVYSVNTQYGGNTIGLKKLAFRLTIKRAVEEGWLSEHMFLMRVNGPNGRKTYFTGAYPSMCGKTSTAMISWENIVGDDLSFILPVNGVARGANVEKGVFGIIQGVNPEDDPIIWQVLHSPVEIIFSNVLVKDGKPYWNDMGVPIPDEGENHSGKWWRGKKDAEGNEIPPSHKNARFTVSLEHFPNADLEALENPCGVEVGGMIFGGRDADTWPPVREAFDWKHGVITMGAALESETTAATLGKEGVRAFNPMAILDFMSVHLGDYLRNYLDFEKRVRKTPKIFAVNYFLRDENGEWLNHKLDKAVWLKWMELRVHGDVDAIETPIGYIPKYEDLARLFREVLNKEYTREAYEKQFTVRIPELLAKIDRIEEIYRKLDNVPEELFRILEEERERLLEAREKYGDYISPFALEGS, from the coding sequence ATGGAACCCCTTGAGAGGCTTGAAAAGCTCCTCGATAAAGAGCAGTTCGAGAAGATAAAGGCGATAGACAACCCCGAGCTGCACGCTTTTCTGGCGGAATGGATCGAGTGGCTTGAACCCGAAAAGGTCTTCGTCTGCACGGACAGCGAAGAGGATGAGGCCTACGTCAAATGGAAGGCCCTCTACTACGGCGAAGAAAAGATGCTCGAGATGCCGAACCACACCGTTCACTACGACAACTACTACGACCAGGCCAGGGACAAGGCCAACACCGCCATTCTCCTCCCCGGAGGCAAAAAGCTCCCCTACATCAACACGAAGGACCGCGATGAAGGCTTAAGGGAGATACGCGAGCTGATGAGGGGCGTCATGAGGGGCAAGGAGCTGTTCGTCTGCTTCTTCACGCTCGGCCCGAGGAACTCGATATTCACGATCCCAGCAGTTCAGCTCACCGATTCCGCCTACGTCGCCCACTCCGAGTTCATCCTGTACAGAAAGGGTTACGAGGAGTTTAGAAGACTGGGCAGAAGCGCTCGCTTCTTCCGCTTCGTCCACAGCGAGGGCGAACTCGACGAGAGAAAGACGAGCAAGAACCTCGATAAGAGGAGGATCTACATCGACCTCATGGACGAGACCGTTTACTCAGTCAACACCCAGTACGGTGGAAACACAATCGGTTTGAAGAAGCTCGCATTCAGGCTCACCATTAAGAGGGCCGTCGAGGAGGGCTGGCTGAGCGAGCACATGTTCCTGATGCGCGTGAACGGCCCCAACGGCAGGAAGACCTACTTCACCGGCGCCTATCCGAGCATGTGCGGAAAGACCTCGACTGCAATGATAAGCTGGGAGAACATAGTGGGTGACGATCTGAGCTTCATTCTGCCAGTTAACGGAGTAGCCAGGGGGGCGAACGTCGAGAAGGGCGTCTTTGGAATCATCCAGGGCGTTAACCCGGAGGACGACCCGATAATCTGGCAGGTTCTCCACTCCCCGGTGGAGATAATCTTCTCAAACGTCCTCGTCAAGGACGGGAAGCCCTACTGGAACGACATGGGCGTTCCGATTCCAGATGAAGGCGAGAACCACAGCGGAAAGTGGTGGCGCGGAAAGAAGGATGCAGAGGGCAACGAGATCCCCCCGAGCCACAAGAACGCGCGCTTCACCGTTTCGCTTGAGCACTTCCCCAATGCAGACCTCGAGGCCCTTGAGAACCCGTGCGGTGTGGAAGTCGGAGGAATGATATTCGGCGGAAGAGATGCCGACACCTGGCCTCCGGTGAGGGAAGCTTTTGACTGGAAGCACGGCGTCATAACCATGGGTGCCGCTCTGGAGAGCGAAACAACAGCGGCAACCCTCGGAAAGGAAGGAGTTAGAGCCTTCAACCCCATGGCCATCCTCGACTTCATGAGCGTCCACCTCGGCGACTACCTGAGGAACTACCTCGACTTCGAGAAGCGCGTTAGGAAGACGCCGAAGATCTTCGCCGTCAACTACTTCCTCCGCGATGAAAACGGGGAGTGGCTCAACCACAAGCTCGACAAGGCAGTCTGGCTCAAGTGGATGGAGCTTCGCGTACACGGCGACGTCGATGCTATAGAGACACCCATCGGCTACATCCCGAAGTACGAGGACTTAGCCAGACTCTTCAGGGAGGTCCTCAACAAGGAGTACACCCGGGAAGCCTACGAGAAGCAGTTCACGGTTAGGATCCCCGAGCTGCTCGCCAAGATAGACCGCATCGAAGAAATTTACAGGAAGCTCGATAACGTGCCGGAGGAGCTGTTCAGGATCCTTGAGGAAGAGAGGGAGAGATTGCTTGAGGCTAGGGAGAAGTACGGCGACTACATCAGCCCCTTTGCCCTCGAGGGTTCCTGA